A stretch of Mesorhizobium sp. M2A.F.Ca.ET.046.03.2.1 DNA encodes these proteins:
- the dprA gene encoding DNA-processing protein DprA yields MSAPAAGPRLSDRQRLAWLRLIRTPNVGPASFRELINRFGSAEAALEMLPELMISGGANRIVRIPSLAEAEAELEAARRAGARFVGIGEADYPPLLKTLDNPPPLLAVKGEGAVFRMPAVAIVGARNASLAGIKMARMLAADLGREGYAIVSGLARGIDTAAHKGSVSTGTIGVLAGGLDVPYPPENAGLCDEIADRGGAIVSEMPFAWQPRAQDFPRRNRLVAGMALGLVVVEAAQRSGSLISARLANDMGRLVFAVPGSPLDPRAAGCNALLKDGVTLVTEAADVLGALAPLAGTRPPRTAPLAEAPDISALPPPGENDRADVLEALGPTPIAVDDIIRHTGMSAAQISMVLLELDLAGRLERHAGGNVSLIA; encoded by the coding sequence ATGAGCGCTCCAGCCGCCGGCCCGCGCCTCAGCGACCGGCAGCGGCTTGCCTGGCTTCGGCTGATCCGCACGCCCAATGTCGGCCCGGCTTCGTTTCGCGAGCTAATCAACCGCTTCGGCTCGGCCGAAGCAGCGCTTGAAATGCTGCCCGAATTGATGATCTCCGGCGGCGCCAATCGCATCGTCCGCATCCCCTCCCTCGCCGAGGCGGAAGCCGAGCTGGAGGCCGCCCGGCGCGCCGGCGCCCGCTTCGTCGGCATTGGCGAGGCCGATTATCCGCCCTTGCTGAAGACCTTGGACAATCCGCCGCCGCTGCTGGCGGTGAAAGGCGAAGGCGCGGTCTTCCGTATGCCGGCGGTGGCGATTGTCGGCGCCCGCAACGCGTCGCTGGCCGGCATCAAGATGGCGCGCATGCTGGCGGCCGACCTCGGCCGCGAAGGTTACGCCATCGTTTCCGGCCTGGCGCGCGGCATCGACACGGCCGCGCACAAAGGCAGCGTTTCGACCGGAACCATCGGCGTGCTGGCCGGCGGGCTCGATGTCCCCTACCCGCCCGAGAATGCCGGCCTGTGCGACGAGATCGCCGATCGCGGCGGCGCGATCGTTTCGGAAATGCCCTTCGCCTGGCAGCCGCGCGCCCAGGATTTCCCGCGCCGCAACCGCCTTGTCGCCGGCATGGCGCTCGGCCTGGTGGTGGTGGAAGCCGCGCAACGTTCCGGCTCGCTGATCAGCGCCCGCCTCGCCAATGACATGGGCCGGCTGGTCTTTGCCGTGCCGGGCTCGCCGCTCGACCCGCGCGCCGCCGGCTGCAACGCCCTGCTCAAGGACGGCGTCACGCTTGTCACCGAAGCCGCCGACGTGCTCGGCGCGCTGGCGCCGCTCGCCGGCACCCGCCCTCCAAGAACCGCGCCGCTTGCCGAGGCGCCCGACATCTCGGCCCTGCCGCCGCCCGGTGAAAACGACCGCGCCGATGTGCTGGAGGCGCTGGGACCCACGCCGATCGCGGTGGACGACATCATCCGCCACACGGGTATGAGTGCGGCGCAGATATCGATGGTGCTGCTGGAGCTCGACCTTGCCGGACGGCTGGAGCGTCATGCCGGCGGGAATGTGTCGCTCATCGCATGA
- the plsY gene encoding glycerol-3-phosphate 1-O-acyltransferase PlsY, giving the protein MGYAIALVFGYLLGSIPFGLLITRAAGLGDVRNIGSGNIGATNVLRTGNKGLAAATLLLDALKGTAAALIAGHFSPDFGLLAGCGAFLGHLFPVWLGFKGGKGVATYLGVLLGLAWQGMLVFAVVWLAMAFLFRYSSLAALAAAVIVPIALYFISTPQIAGLFAVMSLIVIAKHHANISRLLAGTEGKIGAKG; this is encoded by the coding sequence ATGGGTTATGCGATCGCGCTCGTTTTCGGCTATCTGCTCGGCTCGATACCGTTCGGACTTTTGATCACTCGCGCGGCCGGTCTCGGCGACGTCCGCAACATCGGTTCCGGCAATATCGGCGCGACCAATGTGCTGAGGACAGGCAACAAAGGGCTCGCAGCTGCAACGCTGCTGCTCGACGCGCTGAAAGGCACCGCCGCCGCCCTCATAGCCGGGCATTTTTCGCCGGACTTCGGACTTTTGGCGGGCTGCGGCGCCTTCCTCGGCCATCTCTTCCCGGTCTGGCTCGGCTTCAAAGGCGGCAAGGGCGTCGCCACCTATCTCGGCGTGCTGCTCGGCCTTGCATGGCAGGGCATGCTCGTCTTCGCCGTCGTCTGGCTCGCCATGGCCTTTCTGTTTCGATACTCCTCTCTGGCCGCACTGGCGGCGGCGGTCATCGTGCCGATCGCGCTTTATTTCATCAGCACGCCGCAGATCGCCGGCCTGTTCGCCGTGATGAGCCTGATCGTGATCGCCAAGCACCATGCCAACATCTCGCGGCTGCTGGCCGGCACCGAAGGCAAGATCGGGGCGAAAGGATGA
- a CDS encoding dihydroorotase, giving the protein MSVTVFSKAHIVDPSRGIDEIGSVIVDGRKIAAAGKAALNQGAPEGATVIDCARKTIIPGLVDARVFIGEPGGEHRETIASASVAAAAGGVTSIVMMPDTDPVIDNVALVEFVLRTARDTASVNIFPAAAITKGLDGREMTEFGLLREAGAVAYTDGRHTIANALVMRRALTYARDFGGVIAHETQDADLASSGVMNEGLYASWLGLSGIPREAELIPLERDLALARLTGGAYHAAKISSAMAAGAVNRAKTDGANVTAGVAIHNLSLNENDVGEYRTFFRLTPPLRAEDDRLAMIEAIKDGTIDIIVSSHDPQDVDTKRLPFADAAAGAIGLETLLGAALRLYHNGDVPLLRLIETLSTAPARLFGLPGGTLQPGAPADLAVVDLDEPWIVSEGGLRSRSKNTCFEGARVQGKVLRTVVAGRTVFSA; this is encoded by the coding sequence ATGAGCGTGACCGTCTTCAGCAAGGCGCACATTGTCGACCCGTCGCGCGGCATCGACGAGATCGGCAGCGTCATCGTCGACGGCCGCAAGATCGCCGCGGCCGGAAAGGCGGCATTGAACCAGGGGGCGCCCGAAGGCGCCACCGTCATCGACTGCGCCCGCAAGACGATCATTCCAGGCCTTGTCGACGCGCGCGTCTTCATCGGCGAACCCGGCGGCGAGCATCGCGAGACCATCGCCTCGGCAAGCGTGGCGGCGGCGGCCGGCGGCGTCACCTCCATCGTCATGATGCCTGACACCGACCCGGTGATCGACAATGTGGCGCTGGTCGAATTCGTGCTGCGCACCGCACGCGACACCGCAAGCGTCAACATCTTCCCGGCGGCCGCGATCACCAAGGGCCTCGACGGCCGCGAGATGACCGAATTCGGCCTGCTGCGCGAAGCCGGCGCCGTCGCCTACACCGACGGCCGCCACACCATCGCCAACGCGCTGGTCATGCGGCGCGCGCTGACCTATGCCCGCGATTTCGGCGGCGTCATCGCGCACGAAACGCAGGATGCCGACCTCGCCTCGTCCGGCGTGATGAACGAGGGGCTCTATGCGAGCTGGCTCGGCCTGTCGGGCATTCCGCGCGAGGCCGAGCTCATCCCGCTCGAACGCGACCTGGCGCTGGCCCGGCTGACCGGCGGCGCCTACCACGCCGCCAAGATTTCGTCAGCGATGGCGGCCGGCGCGGTGAACCGGGCCAAGACGGATGGCGCCAATGTCACGGCTGGGGTCGCCATCCACAATCTGTCGCTCAACGAGAACGATGTGGGCGAATACCGTACCTTCTTCCGGCTGACGCCGCCCCTGCGCGCCGAGGATGACAGGCTGGCGATGATCGAGGCGATCAAGGACGGCACGATCGACATCATCGTTTCCTCGCATGACCCGCAGGACGTCGACACCAAGCGCCTGCCCTTCGCCGACGCGGCCGCCGGCGCCATCGGGCTGGAGACGCTGCTTGGCGCAGCGCTTCGGCTCTACCACAATGGCGACGTGCCGCTGCTCAGGCTGATCGAGACGCTGTCCACGGCACCGGCGAGATTGTTCGGCCTGCCGGGCGGCACGCTGCAGCCGGGCGCGCCGGCCGATCTCGCGGTCGTCGATCTCGACGAGCCGTGGATCGTCAGCGAAGGCGGCCTGCGCTCGCGCTCGAAGAACACCTGTTTCGAAGGTGCGCGCGTTCAAGGCAAGGTCCTGCGGACGGTGGTCGCGGGCCGCACGGTTTTTTCCGCCTAG
- a CDS encoding aspartate carbamoyltransferase catalytic subunit, with amino-acid sequence MTDASSLPLFPHRHLLGIRDLSPADIELLLDRADQAVAISRQSEKKTSTLRGRTQINLFYEASTRTQSSFELAGKRLGADVMNMSVASSSVKKGETLIDTAMTLNAMRPDILIIRHQSAGAAALLAQKVGCSVVNAGDGAHEHPTQALLDALTIRRAKGPLSKLIVAICGDILHSRVARSNIMLLNALGAQVRVVAPSTLLPSGIDRMGVIVARSMAEGLKDADVVMMLRLQRERMEGAFVPSIREYFRYFGLDAEKLKAAKDDALVMHPGPMNRGVEIASEIADGPQSVIQEQVEMGVAVRMAVMEALLDPRRNHEGRGA; translated from the coding sequence ATGACCGACGCTTCGTCCCTGCCGCTCTTTCCCCACCGCCATCTTCTGGGCATCCGCGATCTTTCCCCCGCCGATATAGAGCTGTTGCTCGATCGGGCGGACCAGGCCGTGGCGATCTCGCGGCAATCGGAAAAGAAGACCTCGACGCTGCGCGGCCGCACCCAGATCAACCTGTTCTACGAGGCATCGACCCGCACGCAGTCGTCCTTCGAGCTGGCCGGCAAGCGTCTCGGCGCCGACGTCATGAACATGTCGGTGGCGAGCTCCTCGGTGAAGAAGGGCGAGACGCTGATCGATACGGCGATGACGCTCAACGCCATGCGGCCCGACATCCTGATCATCCGCCACCAGTCGGCCGGCGCCGCCGCCCTGCTCGCCCAGAAGGTCGGCTGCTCGGTGGTCAATGCCGGCGACGGCGCGCACGAGCACCCGACGCAGGCGCTGCTCGACGCGCTGACCATCCGCCGCGCCAAGGGCCCGCTTTCGAAGCTGATCGTGGCGATTTGCGGCGACATCCTGCATTCGCGCGTCGCCCGCTCCAACATCATGCTGTTGAACGCGCTCGGCGCGCAGGTGCGCGTCGTGGCGCCCTCGACGCTGCTGCCTTCCGGCATTGATCGGATGGGCGTCATCGTCGCGCGCTCGATGGCCGAGGGCCTGAAGGATGCCGACGTCGTGATGATGCTGCGCCTGCAGCGCGAGCGCATGGAAGGCGCCTTCGTGCCGTCGATCCGCGAATATTTCCGCTATTTCGGCCTCGATGCCGAAAAGCTGAAAGCCGCCAAGGACGATGCGCTGGTCATGCATCCTGGTCCGATGAACCGCGGCGTCGAGATCGCCTCCGAAATCGCCGACGGGCCGCAAAGCGTCATCCAGGAACAGGTGGAGATGGGGGTCGCCGTGCGCATGGCGGTCATGGAAGCATTGCTCGACCCGCGCCGCAACCATGAGGGGCGCGGCGCATGA
- a CDS encoding DNA alkylation response protein, which translates to MTDEVINQPPPLTGGNAWRGDPLLIQLAERFSDPVRKDLDGLGRFVMTQEAQELARLANTDTPKLRTHDRQGRRLDLVEYHPAYHALMRRSVAGGLHSSVWENGDAEIGRRHQVRAARFYLTAELETGHLCPITMTSASLAALMASPKLFREWAPRVTTRKYDQTQKPPVQKTGLTLGMGMTEKQGGTDVRANTTRAERTGSGFYRLTGHKWFMSAPMSDAFLVLGQAPEGLSCFLVPRILGDGSGNGFRFQRLKDKLGNRSNASSEVEFVNAIGEMVGDPGAGVKTIMDMVTLTRLDCAVASSALMRAGLAEAVHHTRHRQVFGSNLIDQPLMQRVLADMALDVAAATALSFRLARSFDEAASDRGEAAFARAMTPVVKYWVCKIAPALLYEAMECLGGNGYVEEAPLARYYREAPVNAIWEGSGNVMALDVLRVLGRAPGLFEEVLAGIDRDLGTGGRGTIGVLKAAMQVAATDQGSARLLTEQLALSAAAAELRRLGAGRIADAFVETRLGGQWRTTYGMLDSRHDARMIIDTLYPPVT; encoded by the coding sequence GTGACCGACGAGGTGATCAACCAGCCGCCGCCGTTGACGGGCGGCAACGCTTGGCGGGGCGATCCGTTGCTCATCCAGCTTGCCGAACGTTTTTCGGATCCCGTGCGCAAGGATCTCGACGGGCTTGGCCGGTTCGTGATGACGCAGGAGGCGCAGGAGCTTGCCCGCCTCGCCAACACCGACACGCCGAAATTGCGCACGCATGACCGCCAAGGCCGGCGCCTCGACCTGGTCGAATACCATCCGGCTTATCACGCCTTGATGCGCCGCTCGGTTGCCGGCGGCCTGCATTCTTCCGTCTGGGAGAACGGCGATGCCGAGATCGGCCGCCGCCATCAGGTAAGGGCGGCGCGCTTCTATCTGACCGCCGAGCTCGAGACCGGGCATCTGTGCCCCATCACCATGACCAGCGCCTCGCTGGCGGCGCTGATGGCGAGCCCGAAGCTTTTCCGCGAATGGGCGCCGCGCGTGACGACGCGCAAATACGACCAGACGCAGAAGCCGCCGGTGCAGAAGACCGGGCTGACGCTCGGCATGGGCATGACCGAGAAGCAGGGCGGCACCGACGTGCGCGCCAACACCACCAGGGCGGAGCGCACGGGCAGCGGTTTTTATCGGCTCACCGGCCACAAATGGTTCATGTCGGCGCCGATGTCGGATGCCTTCCTGGTGCTCGGTCAGGCGCCGGAGGGGCTGTCCTGCTTCCTCGTGCCGCGCATCCTGGGCGACGGCTCCGGCAATGGCTTCCGCTTCCAGCGGCTGAAGGACAAGCTCGGCAACCGCTCGAACGCCTCGTCGGAGGTGGAGTTCGTCAATGCCATCGGCGAGATGGTCGGCGATCCGGGCGCCGGCGTGAAGACCATCATGGACATGGTGACGCTAACGAGGCTGGACTGCGCGGTCGCTTCGTCGGCGCTGATGCGGGCGGGCCTTGCCGAGGCCGTGCACCACACGCGCCATCGCCAGGTGTTCGGCTCGAACCTGATCGACCAGCCGCTGATGCAGCGGGTTCTCGCCGATATGGCGCTCGACGTCGCCGCGGCCACGGCGCTGTCGTTCCGGCTGGCGCGCTCCTTCGACGAGGCGGCCAGCGATCGCGGCGAGGCGGCCTTTGCCCGGGCCATGACGCCTGTGGTCAAATACTGGGTCTGCAAGATCGCGCCGGCGCTGCTCTACGAGGCGATGGAATGTCTTGGCGGCAATGGCTATGTCGAGGAAGCGCCGCTAGCCCGCTACTACCGGGAGGCGCCGGTCAACGCGATCTGGGAGGGCTCGGGCAATGTCATGGCGCTCGATGTGCTGCGCGTGCTTGGCCGCGCGCCTGGCCTGTTCGAGGAGGTGCTCGCGGGCATCGACCGCGATCTCGGCACCGGCGGACGCGGCACTATCGGCGTGCTGAAGGCGGCCATGCAGGTCGCCGCGACCGACCAAGGGTCGGCTCGGCTGCTCACTGAACAGCTCGCGCTGTCGGCCGCCGCGGCGGAGCTGCGCAGGCTGGGAGCAGGGCGGATCGCCGACGCCTTCGTCGAAACCCGGCTCGGCGGCCAGTGGCGCACCACCTACGGCATGCTCGATTCGCGCCATGATGCGCGCATGATCATCGACACGCTCTATCCGCCGGTGACCTGA
- a CDS encoding DUF6105 family protein encodes MRTIFTLWAAPMAIFWGWFFLSANDMNFGYAMLSRQVHDFAFQLYGQMLGVDPAIIPGMVARTCVFDFFLLMGLWAFRRRRNIAEWIRQRRQGDISPDRLGQATEAGPTLPAE; translated from the coding sequence ATGCGCACGATATTCACACTCTGGGCTGCTCCGATGGCCATCTTCTGGGGATGGTTCTTCCTGTCGGCCAACGACATGAATTTCGGCTACGCGATGCTGAGCCGACAGGTGCACGATTTCGCTTTCCAGCTCTATGGCCAGATGCTCGGCGTCGACCCGGCCATCATACCGGGCATGGTGGCGCGGACCTGCGTTTTCGACTTCTTCCTGCTCATGGGGCTGTGGGCCTTCCGCCGCCGGCGCAACATCGCCGAATGGATAAGGCAGCGCCGGCAGGGCGACATCAGCCCCGATCGGCTCGGCCAAGCGACTGAAGCCGGTCCAACGCTCCCTGCAGAATAA